In Candidatus Buchananbacteria bacterium, the DNA window CAAAAGGTTTATGACACCTTGAACTACAAAGGTAACGCGAACAATTTTAACACTTCAAATTTCACGTTCCATCAGCAGGTCCAAAACGAATACACCAATTCAGTTTCGGCGGTTGATGAGGCGGAACTAGCATATGGAACCGCAAAACTTGATGCTACACCCGAAAAAGTGAACGAAGCTGTTCAGAAAGTATTGGCGGCGCTAACCGACACATTGGCCACTGTTAGCGATTTATCAAGTTTGCTTGATGATGTAATTACCAACAGTAATTTGACTCAAACAGAACTTGATGCCTTAAAAACAACCATTAATACCGAGCGGACAACTACCAACGCCAGCCTGAGCACTATTCAAAGCGCCAATCAGGATTTGATTGATGCCAGCCTTAATTACCAGACTAAGGTTCAGACGGCGGAAAATAACGTCAGCACCACTCAAAAAACATTAGCGAAGGCTGAGGCTGACTTAGCTTTGCGCAAAGCGCCGGCCCGTCCGGAAGACGTGGCGCTGTATCAGGCACAGGTTAACCGCGCCCGAGCCGATCTCCAATTGGCTCAGGAGCGATATGATGAAACAATTATCAAGGCTCCGATTGACGGCGTAGTTACCGATGTGAACTATAGTATCGGTGAGCAGACCAGCCTGAGTGAACCGGTGATCATGATGTTAGCGGCGGAGAATTATCAGATTGAAGTTGATATTCCTGAATCAGATATCGTGAAGATTAATGTCGGCGACGATGCTAATATTACGTTAGATGCTTTTAGTTTTGAAGAAATTTTTAACGGCACGGTCACTACAATCAACCCAGCCCAAACAGAAATCCAGGATGTAATTTATTACCGGGTAACTGTAACATTTACCGATAGCCAGCCAGAAAACGTTGCTGCTTTAATGGAAAAGATTAAGCCTGGTATGACCGCTAACATTGATATTAACACCGACCGACGACAAGATGTTGTTATTGCACCGCAGCGTGCTATTAAGGATGACGCCGGCGTTAAATATGCTGAAATTTTAGAGGCCGGCGTGCCAAAGCGTGTTGAGGTAACACTCGGCGTTCGCGGCGATGACGGCCTGATCGAAGTTATTAGCGGGTTGATGCCTGGTCAACAGGTTATCACGTTTGTTCGCAACGGCAAGTAACAAATAAGCCGGTATGGTCTTAAAAAGATTCTCAGGAATTTTAAAGAATTTCGATTGGGTATTGTTTGGTGCTTGCGTGTTGCTGATTTGTTTCGGCTTGGCGGCTATTTACAGTATCGCGATCAGTTCGGACGAACCAAACTGGGTTAATTTTCAAAAACAAATTGTGTTCGCTGTTATTGGCATTTCACTGATTTTTGTAATCAGTTTTTTTGATTATCGTCTTTGGCGCGATTTTAGTTATTTTTTATACGCTGGCGTGATTATTCTGTTGCTGCTGGTGTTATTTTTTGGTGTCACGGTCAGCGGTACCACGGGGTGGTTTTCGGTGCTGGGTGTTAATTTCCAGCCGGTTGAGTTGGCTAAAGTCGTATTAATCATTTTTTTGGCCTGGTTTTTTTCCACGCGCGGTTCGGATGTCCGGCAGTTTAAAAATTTTTTGATCAGCGCCGGAGCGACTGGATTATTTTTTATGCTGGTGATGTTGCAGCCGGATTTTGGATCTGGAATAATTTTGATTTTTATCTGGATGTTTATGCTGTTTTTTTCAAAAGTGAATAAAAAGCATCTGATTACAACCGGAGTATTATTTGGCGTGATGGCAGTGGTCGCTTGGTTTTTTGTTTTCCAGCCTTATCAGAAAGATCGTATTCTTTCGTTTTTTGATCCTCAGGCTGATCCATATGGCCGAGGGTACCACGTGCGCCAGGCCGTCACCGCCGTTGGCGCCGGGCAGTTTTTTGGCCGGGGTTTGGGGTTTGGTTCACAAAGCCAGTTAAAGTTTATTCCGGCCAGCGAAACAGACTTTATTTTTGCGGTGATCGCCGAAGAGCTTGGATTTTTAGGAGTGGGGTTAATTTTATTTTTTTGGTCAATTATTTTTTATCGGTTGATTCGGGCTGCGAAATTAATTTCCGCTAAAGATGACTTTGGTGCCTTTTTTATTCTGGGGGTTTCCGCGCTATTTTTTGTCCAAATCATGATTAACATCGGCATGAATATCGGTCTGGTTCCGGTAACTGGTATTTCGCTGCCGTTTTTAAGCTACGGCGGCAGTTTTCTAGTTATCAGTCTAGTGTTGATTGGCATGGTTGAAAGTATGATTGTTAGAAACGAAATCTAATGAAGCTATTGGCAACATTAAAT includes these proteins:
- a CDS encoding efflux RND transporter periplasmic adaptor subunit, coding for MKILKSKLFWLALVVVIAVGGFVFVKLGSQKPTVEYQTEEVKQGLLVQTVSATGQVKSAQDIELNFKNTGRLSVLNVKTGDKVTKDQVLAQLRSTDLAINVSKARASLDEAVANLNRVKAGATTEDIAVYEAAVKKAETDYYNAQTELESTKETYSQASENERQSALVDISGALTKANISLQKVYDTLNYKGNANNFNTSNFTFHQQVQNEYTNSVSAVDEAELAYGTAKLDATPEKVNEAVQKVLAALTDTLATVSDLSSLLDDVITNSNLTQTELDALKTTINTERTTTNASLSTIQSANQDLIDASLNYQTKVQTAENNVSTTQKTLAKAEADLALRKAPARPEDVALYQAQVNRARADLQLAQERYDETIIKAPIDGVVTDVNYSIGEQTSLSEPVIMMLAAENYQIEVDIPESDIVKINVGDDANITLDAFSFEEIFNGTVTTINPAQTEIQDVIYYRVTVTFTDSQPENVAALMEKIKPGMTANIDINTDRRQDVVIAPQRAIKDDAGVKYAEILEAGVPKRVEVTLGVRGDDGLIEVISGLMPGQQVITFVRNGK
- the rodA gene encoding rod shape-determining protein RodA, which encodes MVLKRFSGILKNFDWVLFGACVLLICFGLAAIYSIAISSDEPNWVNFQKQIVFAVIGISLIFVISFFDYRLWRDFSYFLYAGVIILLLLVLFFGVTVSGTTGWFSVLGVNFQPVELAKVVLIIFLAWFFSTRGSDVRQFKNFLISAGATGLFFMLVMLQPDFGSGIILIFIWMFMLFFSKVNKKHLITTGVLFGVMAVVAWFFVFQPYQKDRILSFFDPQADPYGRGYHVRQAVTAVGAGQFFGRGLGFGSQSQLKFIPASETDFIFAVIAEELGFLGVGLILFFWSIIFYRLIRAAKLISAKDDFGAFFILGVSALFFVQIMINIGMNIGLVPVTGISLPFLSYGGSFLVISLVLIGMVESMIVRNEI